CTCAACTGGCCTGCTGCCAACCCGCCCAAGGTCTGGCGGCCCCGGCCTCGCAACCAAAGCGATGAGGCGGATGTTGAGCGCAAAGTGCGCTGGGTGCAGCAATCTGCTTTACGTATTTTGGACGCCACGCGCCTGCAAGGCTTTGAGCCTAAGGATGTTGATCAATGGCTGGGTAATGTTTTGGGAACAGAGATTGTCAAATACAAGATCCGCTAACTGCCGATGGTCCAGCCACCAAACGCGGCGGCAAACAGGAAAGTTCAGAATTTGCGACAGGTGATGCAGGTCCCGTTGATCATCTGGTTACTCAGCTGGAACAGCTTGCAGGGCCAAAGATACATAACTGGATTGACGAGATCAAAGTCAAGCTTGAAGAGGCGGAAGATTACGCGGGCGCATCACAAGCCTTGCTTGATACCTATCCGGGGCTTGAGGTTGATCCACTTGGCAACCTTTTAAGTGATGCGGTTATGCTTGCCGAGCTTCAGGGCCGCTCTGATATCATTGATGAGACCGGCATCACGCCCACAGGCTCAAAAAAAAACTAGATAAACAGGATGAGGCAAGCGCTGAGTTTGCTGAACCTTTTACTGAGGCGCTGGAGTTCCAACGCCAGAAGGTAAAACTGCCCACAAAGCGATGGAGTGATGCCATGCATCACGCTCATGATCGCTCGTTTGTCGTAGCAGGCGCAACAAAAGACGCGCTGCTGGAAGACTTCCAAAAGGCCATTGATGGTGCCATTGCCAAAGGCACACCGCTTAAGGGCTGGCTGGATAAGGATGACACGTATCATCCGGGGTTTCAGGATGAGTTTGATGCAATCGTGAAGCGCACGGCTGGGATCACAACGGCAAGCGGGTATGGCGTGCCCGAGTGATCTATGAGACCAACCTGAAAACCGCCTATGCTGCCGGTCGTTACAAGCAGATGAACGAACCGGCGGTGCGCAAGGCTTTCCCTTATTGGCAATACGTCCATGCGTTAGAGCGCATACCTGTGACAGCGCGGGCTGCTCATAAGGCGTGGGATGGGTTGGTGCTACCTGCCAATGATCCGTGGTGGAACACGCATTACCCGCCCAATGACTGGCTGTGTGGGTGTGGTGTGCGGCCCGTCTCCAAGGCCAAACTCAAACGCCTTGGGAAAGACGGACCAGACGTGGCCCCAAG
The window above is part of the Pseudovibrio sp. Tun.PSC04-5.I4 genome. Proteins encoded here:
- a CDS encoding phage minor head protein, encoding MIYETNLKTAYAAGRYKQMNEPAVRKAFPYWQYVHALERIPVTARAAHKAWDGLVLPANDPWWNTHYPPNDWLCGCGVRPVSKAKLKRLGKDGPDVAPSIAYTITTDPGTGELINYPKDVGMGWGYAPGQTWSEGLVPKELQKPLRPKPALID